A part of Oncorhynchus gorbuscha isolate QuinsamMale2020 ecotype Even-year linkage group LG09, OgorEven_v1.0, whole genome shotgun sequence genomic DNA contains:
- the LOC124043545 gene encoding flotillin-1 codes for MFYTCGPNEAMVVSGLCRSPPVMISGGRVFVLPCVQKIQRISLNTLTLNVKSDKVYTRHGVPISVTGIAQMKIQGQNKQMLAAACQMFMGKSEGEIAQIALETLEGHQRAIIAHLTVEEIYRDRKKFSEEVFKVASSDLVNMGISVVSYTLKDVHDDQDYLHSLGKSRTAQVQKDARIGEAQFKRDAVIREAHAMQEKISAQYVNEIQMAKAQRDYELKKASYDIEVNTKKAESEMAYQLQVAKTKQRIEEEKMQVKVVERSQQIMLQEQEITRREKELEAKVKKPAEAERYRLEKLAEAQRAQLIMEAEAEAESIRIKGDAEAFAVEAKGRAEAEQMAKKAEAFQQYKEGAMVDMLLEQLPLMAEEISRPLAQAHKITMISSGGGEVGAAQLTGEVLDIMTRLPAAVEKLTGINISQVATRVG; via the exons ATGTTCTACACATGTGGTCCAAATGAGGCTATGGTGGTGTCAG gGCTCTGCCGTTCTCCTCCAGTAATGATTTCTGGAGGCAGAGTGTTTGTGCTTCCCTGTGTTCAGAAGATCCAGAG gatCTCCCTGAACACTCTGACGCTGAACGTGAAGAGTGATAAAGTCTACACCCGGCATGGGGTTCCCATCTCGGTCACTGGTATTGCCCAG atGAAGATCCAGGGGCAGAACAAGCAGATGCTGGCCGCAGCCTGTCAGATGTTCATGGGGAAGTCGGAGGGCGAGATCGCCCAAATCGCCCTGGAGACGCTGGAGGGTCACCAGAGGGCCATTATTGCCCACCTGACTGTGGAG GAGATCTATAGGGACCGCAAGAAGTTCTCGGAGGAGGTGTTCAAGGTGGCCTCGTCTGACCTGGTCAACATGGGCATCAGCGTGGTCAGCTACACGCTCAAAGACGTTCACGATGACCAG GACTACCTCCACTCCCTGGGGAAGTCCAGGACCGCCCAGGTGCAGAAAGACGCCCGCATCGGAGAGGCCCAGTTCAAGAGGGATGCTGTGATCAGG GAGGCCCATGCCATGCAGGAGAAGATCTCAGCCCAGTATGTAAATGAGATCCAGATGGCCAAGGCTCAGAGGGACTATGAGCTGAAGAAAGCATCCTATGACATCGAAGTCAACACCAAGAAGGCGGAGTCCGAGATGGCCTACCAGCTGCAG GTGGCCAAGACCAAGCAGCGCATCGAGGAGGAGAAGATGCAGGTGAAGGTGGTGGAGCGCTCTCAGCAGATCATGCTCCAGGAGCAGGAGATCACCCGCAGGGAGAAGGAGCTGGAGGCCAAGGTCAAGAAGCCCGCTGAGGCCGAGAGATACCGCCTGGAGAAGCTTGCCGAGGCCCAGCG TGCACAGCTCATCATGGAGGCAGAGGCTGAAGCAGAGTCCATTAGG attAAGGGAGATGCGGAGGCCTTTGCTGTGGAGGCGAAGGGGAGAGCCGAGGCGGAGCAGATGGCCAAGAAGGCCGAAGCCTTCCAGCAGTACAAGGAGGGAGCCATGGTGGACATGCTGCTGGAGCAACTACCACTC ATGGCGGAAGAGATCAGCAGGCCTCTGGCGCAGGCTCACAAGATCACCATGATATCCAGCGGTGGCGGCGAGGTGGGCGCGGCCCAGCTCACAGGGGAGGTGCTAGACATCATGACCCGCCTACCAGCGGCGGTGGAGAAACTGACCGGAATCAACATCTCGCAG GTGGCGACTCGTGTGGGCTGA
- the LOC124043544 gene encoding tubulin beta chain isoform X2: MREIVHIQAGQCGNQIGAKFWEVISDEHGIDPTGTYHGDSDLQLDRISVYYNEASGGKYVPRAVLVDLEPGTMDSVRSGPFGQIFRPDNFVFGQSGAGNNWAKGHYTEGAELVDSVLDVVRKEAESCDCLQGFQLTHSLGGGTGSGMGTLLISKIREEYPDRIMNTFSVVPSPKVSDTVVEPYNATLSVHQLVENTDETFCIDNEALYDICFRTLKLTTPTYGDLNHLVSATMSGVTTCLRFPGQLNADLRKLAVNMVPFPRLHFFIPGFAPLTSRGSQQYRALTVPELTQQVFDAKNMMAACDPRHGRYLTVAAVFRGRMSMKEVDEQMLNVQNKNSSYFVEWIPNNVKTAVCDIPPRGLKMAVTFIGNSTAIQELFKRISEQFTAMFRRKAFLHWYTGEGMDEMEFTEAESNMNDLVSEYQQYQDATAEEEGEFEEEAEEDA; this comes from the exons ATGAGGGAAATTGTACACATTCAGGCCGGGCAGTGCGGTAACCAGATTGGGGCCAAG TTCTGGGAGGTGATCAGCGATGAACATGGCATCGACCCCACAGGCACCTACCATGGAGACAGTGACCTGCAGCTGGACAGGATCAGTGTCTACTACAACGAGGCTTCAG GTGGCAAGTATGTACCCAGAGCGGTCTTAGTGGACCTGGAGCCCGGCACCATGGACTCTGTCAGATCCGGACCGTTCGGGCAGATCTTCAGACCAGACAACTTTGTGTTTG GTCAGAGCGGTGCAGGAAACAACTGGGCAAAGGGCCACTACACTGAGGGAGCAGAGCTGGTGGACTCAGTCCTGGATGTGGTGAGGAAAGAAGCTGAGAGCTGTGACTGCCTCCAGGGCTTCCAGCTCACCCACTCCCTGGGTGGGGGCACTGGCTCGGGCATGGGCACCCTGCTCATCAGCAAGATCCGTGAAGAGTACCCCGACCGCATCATGAACACCTTCAGCGTGGTGCCCTCCCCTAAAGTGTCAGACACCGTGGTGGAGCCCTACAATGCCACCCTGTCAGTCCACCAGCTAGTGGAGAACACAGACGAGACCTTCTGCATTGACAACGAGGCTCTCTACGACATCTGCTTCCGGACCCTCAAACTCACCACGCCGACTTACGGAGACCTCAACCACCTGGTGTCGGCCACCATGAGCGGAGTCACCACTTGCCTGCGTTTCCCCGGTCAGCTCAACGCCGACCTCCGTAAACTGGCCGTCAACATGGTGCCTTTCCCCCGTCTCCACTTCTTCATCCCCGGCTTCGCACCCCTCACCAGCAGGGGGAGCCAGCAGTACCGTGCCCTCACCGTGCCTGAGCTCACTCAGCAAGTGTTCGACGCCAAGAACATGATGGCCGCATGTGACCCGCGCCACGGTCGCTACCTCACTGTCGCCGCTGTCTTCCGTGGCCGCATGTCCATGAAGGAGGTGGACGAGCAGATGCTCAACGTCCAGAACAAGAACAGCAGCTACTTCGTTGAATGGATCCCCAACAACGTCAAGACCGCCGTCTGCGACATTCCTCCAAGAGGCCTCAAAATGGCCGTCACCTTCATCGGCAACAGCACGGCCATCCAGGAGCTGTTCAAGCGTATCTCTGAGCAGTTCACCGCCATGTTCCGCCGCAAGGCCTTCCTCCATTGGTACACCGGAGAGGGCATGGACGAGATGGAGTTCACTGAGGCAGAGAGCAACATGAACGACCTGGTGTCTGAGTACCAGCAGTACCAGGACGCCACCGCCGAGGAGGAAGGTGAGTTTGAGGAAGAGGCTGAGGAGGACGCTTAA
- the LOC124043544 gene encoding tubulin beta chain isoform X1, with protein MREIVHIQAGQCGNQIGAKFWEVISDEHGIDPTGTYHGDSDLQLDRISVYYNEASGGGKYVPRAVLVDLEPGTMDSVRSGPFGQIFRPDNFVFGQSGAGNNWAKGHYTEGAELVDSVLDVVRKEAESCDCLQGFQLTHSLGGGTGSGMGTLLISKIREEYPDRIMNTFSVVPSPKVSDTVVEPYNATLSVHQLVENTDETFCIDNEALYDICFRTLKLTTPTYGDLNHLVSATMSGVTTCLRFPGQLNADLRKLAVNMVPFPRLHFFIPGFAPLTSRGSQQYRALTVPELTQQVFDAKNMMAACDPRHGRYLTVAAVFRGRMSMKEVDEQMLNVQNKNSSYFVEWIPNNVKTAVCDIPPRGLKMAVTFIGNSTAIQELFKRISEQFTAMFRRKAFLHWYTGEGMDEMEFTEAESNMNDLVSEYQQYQDATAEEEGEFEEEAEEDA; from the exons ATGAGGGAAATTGTACACATTCAGGCCGGGCAGTGCGGTAACCAGATTGGGGCCAAG TTCTGGGAGGTGATCAGCGATGAACATGGCATCGACCCCACAGGCACCTACCATGGAGACAGTGACCTGCAGCTGGACAGGATCAGTGTCTACTACAACGAGGCTTCAG GAGGTGGCAAGTATGTACCCAGAGCGGTCTTAGTGGACCTGGAGCCCGGCACCATGGACTCTGTCAGATCCGGACCGTTCGGGCAGATCTTCAGACCAGACAACTTTGTGTTTG GTCAGAGCGGTGCAGGAAACAACTGGGCAAAGGGCCACTACACTGAGGGAGCAGAGCTGGTGGACTCAGTCCTGGATGTGGTGAGGAAAGAAGCTGAGAGCTGTGACTGCCTCCAGGGCTTCCAGCTCACCCACTCCCTGGGTGGGGGCACTGGCTCGGGCATGGGCACCCTGCTCATCAGCAAGATCCGTGAAGAGTACCCCGACCGCATCATGAACACCTTCAGCGTGGTGCCCTCCCCTAAAGTGTCAGACACCGTGGTGGAGCCCTACAATGCCACCCTGTCAGTCCACCAGCTAGTGGAGAACACAGACGAGACCTTCTGCATTGACAACGAGGCTCTCTACGACATCTGCTTCCGGACCCTCAAACTCACCACGCCGACTTACGGAGACCTCAACCACCTGGTGTCGGCCACCATGAGCGGAGTCACCACTTGCCTGCGTTTCCCCGGTCAGCTCAACGCCGACCTCCGTAAACTGGCCGTCAACATGGTGCCTTTCCCCCGTCTCCACTTCTTCATCCCCGGCTTCGCACCCCTCACCAGCAGGGGGAGCCAGCAGTACCGTGCCCTCACCGTGCCTGAGCTCACTCAGCAAGTGTTCGACGCCAAGAACATGATGGCCGCATGTGACCCGCGCCACGGTCGCTACCTCACTGTCGCCGCTGTCTTCCGTGGCCGCATGTCCATGAAGGAGGTGGACGAGCAGATGCTCAACGTCCAGAACAAGAACAGCAGCTACTTCGTTGAATGGATCCCCAACAACGTCAAGACCGCCGTCTGCGACATTCCTCCAAGAGGCCTCAAAATGGCCGTCACCTTCATCGGCAACAGCACGGCCATCCAGGAGCTGTTCAAGCGTATCTCTGAGCAGTTCACCGCCATGTTCCGCCGCAAGGCCTTCCTCCATTGGTACACCGGAGAGGGCATGGACGAGATGGAGTTCACTGAGGCAGAGAGCAACATGAACGACCTGGTGTCTGAGTACCAGCAGTACCAGGACGCCACCGCCGAGGAGGAAGGTGAGTTTGAGGAAGAGGCTGAGGAGGACGCTTAA